In the genome of Pirellulales bacterium, the window ATGGTGATACCTGCGATTTGCCGATGCCAATCATCGTAAATCATGTTGGGTGGACCGTACTTATCTGTTCGGTTGCCGCGTTCTTGTTCGCGAGTCATGCATCGGCCGCGACCTCCGAGCCGCCGGCGGTTCCTGTCGGCGTGGACGCTTATCGGATGTGGGACCATTGGGCGGATCAGCGGATTGGGGTGCGGGCGTATATGCGGAGCACGTATGATCGGGCCGGGGGAAATGACTCGGCGGATGCCAGCCATTTTCTGTTTCAGACGGACGATGATTTGAGTGTGCCGCTCGATGTTGAAGGGCCGGGAATCTTGTATTTCGTCCGATACAACCATTGGCACGGCAGCCCGTGGCATTATGTCGTGGATGGCACAGATCATGTGGTGCAAGAGTCCGCGACGGCCGATCCGCGCCATCCGCGCGCGAATTCGGTGTTCATTCCGGAGCAGGCGTTTCCGTCGCCCTTGGCCGTGACCTGGTCGGCGACTAAGGGAGCGGATCTGAGCTGGGTGCCGATCGGATTCGAGCGATCGTTCCGGATGGCTTACGGCCGCACTCATTACGGCACCGGATATTTCATTTACCACCAGATCGTGCCGGGAACGAGGCTCTCGCGGCCGGTCCAGGCATGGACCGGCGCCGAGCGGCCCGATCAGGACGTGTTGGATCTGCTCAATCGATCCGGGCAGGACCTTGTACCGCGCGCCGACTCGGTTGAAGGACGACGGATGGGAATTCACGAACGCTCGGATGAGCGATTGTTGCCGGCCGGCGCGACGACTGAGTTGGCAAAACTTGATCAAGCCCCGGCCCTGTTGCGAGCGATCGAGATTTCCGTTCCCCGCGAGTCGGCGATGGAACTATCCAATGTGCGGCTGCGGATCACTTGGGATGGCCGGAAGGCAGCTTCGGTCGATGCGCCGCTGCCGCTGTTCTTCGGAGCCGGAACGCTTTACAACCGTGACGGGCGAGAGTATTTGGTCAAAGCGTTTCCGGTGACGATTCGGTTCGATGACCAACGAGTTCACCTGGCGTGCTATTTCCCAATGCCGTTTTTCCGCTCCGCCCGGATTGAGTTGGTCAATTCGGGCGAAGCGATTGACGAAGTGCGCTGGGCGGTTCGTTGGACGCCGCTGAAGGCCGCGCCGAACCAGGTTGGATATTTCCACGCCACGTACCGCGACCACCCGCAACCTGAACTCGGCAAGGATTTGGTGCTGCTCGACACCGCGAAAGTCGAAGGAGGCGGGGATTGGTCGGGACAGTTCATCGGCACGAGCTTCATCTTTTCGCACAACGCCGAACTCCGCACGCTCGAAGGCGACCCGCGATTCTTCTTCGACGATAGCAACACTCCGCAAGCCCAAGGCACGGGCACCGAGGAATGGGGCGGCGGCGGCGATTATTGGGGCGGGCTGACGATGAGCCTGCCGCTGGCCGGCCATCCCGTCGGAGCGCAGCAGGGCAAGGCCAAATCGGCGGACGACGCGGTCGAATCGGCCTATCGGTTCCTGTTAGCCGATCTGATGCCGTTCGGCAAGAATGCCCGCATCCAATTCGAGCACGGGGGCACGGACGAATCGAAGGAGCACTACGAGACGGTCGCCTACTGGTATGGGATTCCAGCGGCCTCGCTGGTGTTGACCGATGAATTGAAGTTGGCTGACGCCGAGAGCGAACGAGCGCACCACTACGTATCGCCGGACGCCAGCCCGCCTGGGCAGATCACTTCGCGTTATGAATGGGGAGTGGACCACATCGGCAAGCTGGAGGTCTATCCCGCCGAGACCGACTCGGGGCGGCACACGACCGGCACGTCGCAATTTACTTTGCACCTGCGGCGCGACAATCTCGGCGTTCTGCTGCGGCGGAAACTGGACTATGCATTTCCGAACCAGCGCGCTGAGGTGTTCGTCGCCGATGCGTCGCAATCCGCCGCGTCGTCGGCGGCGGATTGGAAGCCAGCAGGAGTGTGGTATCTGGCGGGCTCGAACACGTGCGTTTATTCAGCGCCGAAGGATGAACTCGGGCCGGCCGAGCACCATGTTCAGACCTCCAACCGGCGATTCCGCGACGACGAATTCCTCGTCCCGCGAGCACTGACGGAAGGCCGCTCGGCGATTCGTGTGCGCGTAAAGTTCACTGAAGTGCGGCGGCCATTGTTCCCCGGTCAACCCATTCCGCCGCTGGCCTGGAGCGAATTGAAATACTCGGCGTACTGCTTTGTGCGACCGGAGTTTGATCCGGGGCGGTGAGACGATGACCAAGCTGGCCGATTATTTCAGAATCGACATCGGTGTCCTGACCGCCAATCTTTGATCCAGCCGCTAGCGGCCAGGATCAGGCGCTTCATCGATCGGCGTCGCTCCTGGTGGGGGCATGCCGCCGCCGGAGCGGACGTAGCCCGTTCGTCCCCGCGCGTAATCGGCGGCCGTGGGCAATTGCGGGTCGATCTCGCCCCCGGCGACCGCGGCGTCGAAGAGCCGCTGCAAATAGGGCCGGCACCAACCGCAGCCCGTGCCCGCTCCGAAGCATTCGCTCAACTGCCCGACGCGGCGCGGCTTTTCCACGCGCAGATAATTGATCACCTTCCGCTTGGTGACGTGGAAGCAGAGACAGAGTTCGTCGTCGAGTTCCATTGACCGCTAACCTTCAGTCGCCGTCGCCAGTCGCAGCGCCACGCGGCAAGCGCCTTGAAATGAGCGAACATCTAGCCGCTCGGAAATTGTATGCGCGTTCATCTGTCCGCAGCCGAGCGTGACCGTCGGAATTCCGCGGGCCGTCATCCAGTTGGCATCCAGTCCGCCGTTGCTGACGGCTTGAATCGGCTCGACGCCGATCGAGCGCAGCGCCCTTTCCGCGGCGGCAACGCACGGCTCGCCATCGTTAAGCCGAAATGCTTCGTAATCCAAACGTCCGTCGAAGGCTACCTTCCCCCGCCGCCCTAGCGAACTCTTCACCTGCCGCGCGGCCCGCTCGAACGCCCGTTCAAATGCCTTGACGATCCGCCCGCGAAAGGCCGGATCGTGGCTGCGGGCTTCGGCCTTCAACCGCACGTGGTCGGTCACGACGTTGGTCGCCTCGCCGCCGGCGATCGCGCCGATGTTGCTGGTGCCGCGGCGGCGGCCCTTTCGCACCTCGGCGTGCCAGCCCTCACGCTGGAGATCGGCGATCGCCAACCCCGCGATGGCGATCGCGCTGACTCCCTGCTCGGGACAAACGCCGGCGTGGCTGGCTAATCCCTCGATGTCGATCTGCATCCGATATCCTCCCGTAGCGCCCACGGTCACTCGGTCCAAGCTGCCGCCGTCCCAATTGAAGGCCAGCGTCGGGTCGCCGAGCAGGCCCAGGTCTGCATACCGTGCGCCATATAAGCCGATTTCCTCTTGAATCGGCCAGAAGAACGTGAGCGGTGGATGCGGCAGCTTGCGGAGCAGGATAGTCAGCGCGGCGGAGAGTATTACGGCCACGCCGGCTCGATCATCGGCCCCCAGCCCCGTCTTCGGGTCTGCCGAGCACACGAAATCGCCTTCGAGCTTTGGCTTCGCGCCGCGGCAGATCGGCACCGTATCCATGTGGGCCATAAGGAGCCGCCGCGGCGCGCGATCTGTGCCGGGCAATCGCAGGATCAGATTGCCCGTATCGCCCGCCAACGGCGTTCGGCGATGGGCTCGATCGGTGCGAATGGCGGAGGCCGGCGCGCCGGCTTCGCGGAGCCGCTCGGTGATGAACGCCGCCACGCAGCCTTCTTCACCGCTCAGTCCGGGGATCGCCATCAACTGCATCACCAGCCGCAGCGCCTCGTCTAGGTCGGGCTCGGGGGCGCACGATGATGCATCGTTCGGAAGATTGGCGGCGGTCGAACCGGATCGTTTGCGATTCATGGCGGTCATCGAGCGCGGCGGTCAACTTGCCGCGCTCGATGGCATATCCTATCGTGGCGAATGACGAATGTCGAATGATGAATGGCTAATGGGGTAGGGTGCGTCAAGTCCGCGCTGACGCACCGGATTGGGCGTTAGCGCCTCATTCAATCTGGCGGTGCGTCTGCGCAGAGCCTTGACGCACCCTACGACTATTGCTCTTTGAATCGGAATCCGCGCGAATTCAACTCAAGTGTCAAGGCGGCTCATGCGGTTCTTCCTCGCCGGCATCATGCAGGGATCGCACCTCGGCTTTGTGCTGCACAATCAGGATTACCGCGCGCGGCTCAAGCGACTGCTGGCCGAGCATTTTCCGGACGCCGAGATTTACGATCCGCTGGCCGATCATGCCAATTCGCTCGATTACGACGAGCGGAAGGGGCGCGAGGTCTTCTGGCATCACAATCGACTGTGCCGCGAAGTGGATGTCGTATTGGCGTTTGTGCCCGAGGCCTCGATGGGAACCGCGATCGAGATGTGGGAAGCTTACGAGCATGGCCGAACGGTAGTGACCATCAGTCCGCTCAAGCACAACTGGGCCGTGAAGTTTCTGAGCCATATCCTTTACAGCGACGTCGAGCAGTTCGAGGAGGCGCTTGTCAGCGGCGAATTGCCGCGCAAGTTGCGCGAGACCGTGAAGCCGCATACCTGACAGCTCGATGACCCCGTATACTTGGCGCAATCCATTTAATCCCGTTTATTGCTCCGGCCGCAGACGGCGGAGCAGTTTCGGACTTGCACGAGCGGTCGGGTATGATGGGGGCATGGACGAAGAACGCTCCACTCCCGTATTCATGCCCATGCTCGCTGTTCTCTTGGCTATCACCGAGAGGAACAAGGGGGCGCCCCTCTCGCGCGATGAGGTACTGGCGGTCCGCGACAAAGCGCCACGCATAATGATGACACGTTCAGATGCGGCGGCATTCGCGGCTAAGCGAGGAAGCGACATTGACCAGGCACGTGCCTTCGAGAGTTGGCAGGAATTCCGCGCCAGCCAACAACCGCCTAGGAATACCTGATTTCAGACTGACCCGATACCGATTTCACCGGAAACTTGACCCTCGGATCGAATCGTACCTATACTGAAACTATCCGCGGGCGGCGCTGGTCGGGGTCGATCTGTTCATGCCAATTTGCCCGTTCTTGTCTCATTTTGTTTGAGTGCTGCAGAGAGAGGCTTCTAATGTGTCGTGTTCGATTTCGCGGTGCAGTAGTTTGCCTTTTGGCCCTGGGGATGATTGCCTGCGAGGCCGCCGTGGCGATGGCTCAGGCGCCGGGGGGCGCGCGGCGCGGAATGGGTCCGCCGGCCGGGTTTAGAAAGCTTGCTCCGGGGGTCGAATCGACGATCCCTCCGCTCACCGATCCGCACGACACCGTCATGTATCACGATGTGGTCGAATTGCTGGCGCCCAGCGCTGCGGCCGATGCGGAGTGGACGCCGTCGCACACGTCGCCGTCGAAGACGCTGAAAGCCCTGTCCACCAATCGGGCCTTTCGCACGACCGCCTGGTATCTGCAATTCACTTTCAAGCCGCTCCGAGTGATTCAAGTCGATTTGCCTAACGATCAGGGGCGGCTCGAGCGGAAGACTGTTTGGTATATGGTCTACCGGGTAAGCAACGTCGGCGGCCATCTCAAGCCGATCGAAAAGGCGGCTGACGAAGGCGCGCTTCCCGCCGCGCCGGAGGTCGAGGCGGTCGACGACCCCGGCCTGCCCGGCGGAATCCATTTCTTTCCCAAGTTCACGCTCGAAGCGGAAATCGAGGGGGTGAAGAAAGTCTATCTCGACAAGATCATGCCGCTGGCCGTCGAGGCGATTCGCAAGCGCGAAGACCCCAACCGCCGGCTGCTGAATTCAGTCGAAATCGGTGCTCAGCCGATCAAACTCAGCACCGCGACGGAAGACAACAGCGTCTGGGGTGTGGCCACTTGGGTCGGCGTCGATCAGCGGATCGACTTCTTCTCGATTTATGTCACGGGACTCACGAACGCCTATCGCTGGACCGATCCGCAGGGGGTATTCAAGGCCGGCGATCCGCCCGCCACCGGTCGCCAGTTCACCCACAAGACGCTCCAATTGAATTTCTGGCGGCCGGGTGATGAATTCGCCATCTATGAGGATCAAATCTACATGGGATCGCCCGAGGATAAGGTGGCCAAAGTTGCCGACCCGGACAACCCGGACCGAGTCGCCACAGGCAAAGAAGTCCCCTCGCAGCCCGGGCGGAATTGGGATAAGATTGTTGACTACCGCTGGGTTTTCCGCTAAAAGGGGCGGTTCCCCAGTTGACTTGATCTTTCCCGCCGATGTCGTTCGGCCTGACGGAGTAGCACTGATGGCACACAAGAAGGGCCAGGGTTCCAGCCGCAATGGCCGCGATTCGCAACCGCAGCGGCGCGGCGTGAAGCGATTCGCCGGTCAACAAGTGCGAGCCGGCAATATTCTCGTCCGGCAGGTCGGCAATCGATTTCATCCGGGCCGCGGAGTCGGCCAAGGAACTGATTTTACGCTCTACGCCTTGCTCGACGGCGTCGTGATGTTCGACCGCGAAGGCCGGCGAGTGAACGTGGTCACGGCCGCAGTTTGAAACCGGCGCAGATTGAAACCGGCATAGTTTAAAACCGGCGCAAAGCCTCGGTTTCATATCCGTCGTTGTAACCCGGAGCCAACGGCGACGGCGACTGGTCGGAATTGCCCGTCGCCGCTGGCTCCGGGTAAAGCGATGCGCGCATGTTTGTCGATCGGGTGAAGATCTTCGTGACGGCCGGCAAGGGAGGCAACGGCTGCGTCAGCTTTCGCCGCGAGAAGTTCGTTCCGCGCGGCGGACCTGACGGCGGCGACGGCGGCGATGGCGGCAGCGTCGTGATCGTGGCCGAGGCCGGCGTGGATAGCCTCGCGGCGCTCGCTCATCGCAAGCATTGGCGGGCCGAGTCCGGCGGTCCCGGCACCGGCAGCGATTGCCACGGCCGCAGCGCCGAAGACCTCGTGATTCACGTTCCGCCGGGGACGGTGCTGCACGACGCCGACGGCAATTTCATGCTCAAGGACCTTACGCGTCCCGGCGAGCAAGTGATCGTCGCCCGCGGCGGCCGGGGCGGCAAGGGAAACGTGCATTTCAAGTCGGCCACGAACCGTGCTCCGCGCGAGCACACGCCCGGCGGCGAAGGAGAATCGCGCAACCTGCTGCTCGAGCTAAAGGTGATCGCCGACGTCGGTCTGGTCGGCAAGCCGAACGCCGGCAAGAGCACGCTCTTAAGCCGGCTCTCCCGCGCCCGGCCTGAGATTGCCGATTATCCGTTCACCACCAAATATCCGAACCTCGGCCTGGTCGATCTCAGCGTCGATCGCTCGTTTGTGATGGCCGATCTGCCCGGCTTGATCGAGGGCGCGCATGCCGGGATTGGGCTGGGGCACGAATTCCTGCGCCACATCGAGCGGGCAGGGATACTCGTCCACCTCGTCGAACCGATGCCGAGCGACGGCAGCGATTTGGTCGCGAATTATCAAGTGATTCGCCATGAACTCGTGCAACACGCCGAGGAGCTTGGCACGCGTCCGGAGATCGTCGTGCTCACGAAGTGCGAGCTGCCGGGCGCCGAAGCGGCCCATCGCCGCTTGAATGAAGCCCTCGGTCGCGACGTGCTCGCGATCAGCGCCGTGACGGGAGAAGGGCTGGATAAGCTGCTGTGGGAGATCACACGGGAGTTGGACGCGCGAGAGGTGCCAAGGTGAGCGCCCGCGAATCTCGTACTTCGCACTTTGTACTTCGTACTTGAAATGGCTGCGCCATTGATCGCGATCGATATCGGCAATAGCCGCATCAAGCTGGGGCTGTTCGACCAGGCGGTCGATCCCGATCGAGTGCCGCTGCCGAGCCGCGTTCTCGATCTGCCGGTCGATCGCTGGGAAGGGACGCAGTTAGCGGCATGGCTTCCCGCGGCACTGGATTGGCCCGAGTGGCGAGTTGCCAGCGTGAATCGCCCAGCGGCGGCGAAGCTGTTGGTATGGATCGAGCGCGAATGTCGCACTCCGGCGGGAACTCCGCCGGCCGCGCGGTTGTTGACGGTCGCCGATTTGCCGCTGGCCGTGCAATTGGAGCACCCCGAGCGGGTCGGTGTCGATCGTCTCTCCGCGGCAGTGGCCGTGAATCGCTTGCGAACGCGGAATCGCCCCGCGATTGTGGTCGATACGGGCAGCGCCATCACCGTCGATCTCATCGGGGCGGACGGCGTCTTTCGCGGTGGAGCGATACTGCCGGGGATCGACATGTCGGCCAGAGCGCTACACGAATTCACGGACTTGCTCCCGCTCGTATCGCTCAGCGACCTGGCGGAGCCGCCTGCGGCACTCGGGATTTCGACGGTGACCGCAATTCGCAGCGGCCTGTTTTGGGGCGGCATTGGCGCGGTGCGAGAACTGACCAGCCGATTGGCGGTGGGGCTTCCGCAGCCGCCGGAATTGTTTTTCACGGGGGGCGCCGCGGCGCACCTCGCCCGGCCGCTGGGGCTTGAGGCCCGCTACGAGCCGCATTTGGTGTTGAGCGGCATCGCGATGGCGCGGCCCTGAAACGAGGCGCCCGGTGATCGACGAACCGAGAGCGACCGTTGTGAAACTCACGCCCGACGGACGAGGGGCGGTGGCGGTGTTGCTCGTCGAAGGGGGCGAGGCGGCTGAGCTGGTCGGCAGGCATTTCTTCGGCCATTCCCCCGAGCCACTTGGTTCTCGACCGCTGAATCGAATCCTGCACGGACATTGGGGCAGTTGCGGTGGCGAAGATGTCGTCGTTTGCCGCCGCAGCGCGACCGAGGTGGAGATTCAATGCCATGGCGGCAGCGCGGCGGCCGAGCGAATCGTGGCGGATCTAGCCGCCAATGGCTGCGCCCTCATGGATTGGCGCGAGTGGATTGGCTCACGCGAATCGAGCCGGATTCGGGCTGACGCTCGCGCTCTGCTCGCCAACGTCCGCACCGAACGGACCGCCGCGATTCTACTCGATCAATACCTTGGCGCGCTCGACGCGGCGCTCGCCAGAATCGACGGCTATCTCGAAGCGGACGATGCCAATGCCGCGCAGACCGGCTTGCAAGCGCTCGTCGCACATTCGTCCGTTGGATTGCACCTTGTCGAGCCTTGGCGCGTCGCGATCGCGGGACCGCCGAACGTCGGCAAAAGTAGCCTGATCAATGCGCTCGTCGGCTATCGGCGCTCGATCGTTTTCGATCAGCCGGGCACCACGCGCGACGTCGTGACCGTGGCCACCGCGATCGACGGCTGGCCGATCGAGCTTTCCGACACGGCCGGCCTGCGGGCAAGCGACGACGCGCTCGAGAGCGCCGGCGTGGAACTTGCCCGACGGCAACTGGCGGCGGCGGATTGCGTCGTGCTCATCTTCGACGTCACCGAGCGCTGGACGGACGAGTGTGAATCCTTGATTCAGGACTACCCGGCGGCGATCGTCGTCCTCAATAAGGTCGATCTCCTGCCCGATACCGAACCGGCGCGGGGACAATTTGGCGGATGCGGGGCGCCGCCCCTCTTGACGAGCGCCGTCACGAACTGCGGGATCGACGATCTCGCGGCGACGCTCGTTCGCCGCGTCGTGAGCCATGAGCCGCAACCCGGCGATGCGGTCCCCTTCACACCGCTTCAAGTCGAGCAGGTTCGCGCCGCGCTGGATGCCGTCAGCCGGGGCGATCTCTCGGCTGCGCGAATTCAAATCCAGAATGCGGCCGGTAGGGTGAGTCGAGCGAAGCGCTGACGCACCGGACCTCGCCGCAGTGGCCGGCTTCACACTGCTCGCGGTGCGTCTGCGCAGAGCCTTGACGCACCCTACCGCTCGTCACTTGCCGCTCGCCGCGTCCGCCTGAAAGAAATCGGTGACGCGACCGATGGCGTCCACCAGATGCCAGATCGCTGAATAATGCCCGGCGTCGTACCAATGAATTTCCGGGCGGCCGAACGCTTGCCAGAGCGCCTCGGTGCATTTCTTGGGGATGATCTCGTCGTGGCTGGCATTGAGCATCATGACTTTGCGGCCGCGAACGCAATCGCCGTACGACGCTGGATCGACTGTCTTCATCAACTCCATGAGCGAATCGCGCGTCCCCCCGGCGGCAATCCAGCGTTGGCGGGCATCGACGGCGTGCGGATCGGTCGATTCCCACAGCACGAGGGCGATGCCACCGCCGGCGAGCACCGGACAAATCTTGTGAAACCGTGGCTCGATCGCTCCCGCCAAAGCCGCCGTGATCCCGCCGAGGCTGATCCCGAACACGCCGATCTGGTCGCGATCGACTTCCGGCTCCGCGGCGAGCCACGCGGCCGCATAGCGGATATCCTTCACCGCCTGCGTCATGCCTTCGATCGTCTGCCGCGGATCGGCCGAGATCATTCGCACGTTGGCATCGATCGGGCGTCTCGGTCCGTAGTAGGGCATGATGACGAACAGCGACGCGACTCCGCGGTGCGCGAGTGCCGTGGCGAACGTCCGCGAGAGCGGAAAATCGCCCCCCAGGATGTGCAGCACGATGCAGGCCGGATGCTTGCCCGGCGTGGTCGGGCAATAGTATTCGCAATGGACCGTGTTGTTTGGCTCGTACTTCGTTTTCACCGGCGAGGGAAACGTGACGAACGACAGGCTGACGTCGTCCGAAATCGAGTTCTGTGGCCGTCGCTCGAACTGGAATGCCGCCGCGTCCAAGCGAAACGGCTTGGGCACCGCAGTTTGCTCTTTCGAATCCGGCTCGAAGCGAACTTCACCGTGCCGAATCGCTTTTTCCGGGGCGCTCGCGGCGGACTGGTACGGAACGACCTCCGTGTCGTTCCGCGGGCCGTGCCGAACTGAGTTTTCAGCCGGCGCGGCGGCGATGGAGCATGCAACGCCGACACATGCTATCAGCAATGCAAGGCGCGAACCGGAGGAAAAACGAATGCTCGCCATATTCTCCCTCTTGCCAAGTCGGCGGCGCGTGACAGCACGACTGCCATTGCCGCGCTCCGTCGCTAACAGTATATACGCTCCTCCCATTTCATGGAGCAGCAGGCTTCGTGCTCGACTTGGGCGAACTTGCGCTGACTCCGGTTCGCAAGCTAACGAACGTCTTCCGGACTCCGACCTACGACCTCCGACCATGTCGCCCAACATATTGATTGTGCGATTGAGCGCCGTCGGCGATGCCGTTCACGGCTTGCCGGTGCTGTGCGCGCTTCGGGATTCATTTCCGCGAGCCAGCTTGACCTGGGTGGTTGAGGAGCGGGCGGCGGCGGTAGTCCGCGGCCACACGGCGCTCGACCGGTTGATCACGGTGCCGCGCGGTTGGTTGCGCAAACCGCTGGCGGTGCTGCGGCTGCGGCGCGAGTTGCGGCGCGTGCGCCCCGAGATCGCCCTCGATTTGCAGGGGCTGACGAAGAGCGCCATGGTCGCCTGGCTTTCCGGGGCTGGCCTGCGAATCGGCTTCGCCCGCCCGGAAGGGCGCGAACTGAGCCGCGTGCTGAACAACCGGCTCATTACGACCTCGACGACTCACGTGGTCGATCGCTATCTCGAATTGCTCGGGCCGCTCGGGATCGCTCGACCGTCGGTTCGATTCGACCTGCCGCGACATGCGGAGGACGAGGCGACCGTCGCGCGTTTCATCCGCGAGCGCGGTCTGGGGAGCGGCTTCGCGGTCGTCAATCCGGGCGCCGGTTGGCCATCGAAGCGTTGGCCCGTCGAACGGTTCGCGGCGGTCGCGCGCCACTTGGGCCAGCGCCGGCATTTGCCTACGGTCGTCGCCTGGGGTGGAAAAGAGGAATGGGCGATGGCCGATCGGATCATTACGACTTCGGCCGGCACGGCCCAAATGGCCCCGCAGACCTCACTCGGCGAATTGGCCGAATTAGCGCGGCGAGCCAAACTGTTCGTGAGCGCCGACACCGGCCCGCTCCATATCGCGGCAGCGGTCGACACGCCGTGCGTCGGCCTGTTCGGCCCCATGCCGGCCGAGCGCAATGGCCCTTATGGCGCGAAGCACATCGCGCTGCAGAACGCGCGCCTGGAAGGCTCAAGCCGCAGCCGGCGCAACGCCTCGGACGACACGATGCGGGCGATCAGCGTCGAGGAAGTCTGCTGGGCCTGCAACCAAATTCTGGATCGGGAAATGCCCGGTCGCCCGGCTGAAATTCTCACGCCGCCAGTTCGATTCCCCAGCGCGACTGCGGCCTAGAAGCGCTTAACACCACAGCGCACGGAGTAGCGGAATTCGCCAGAATTCCGACGCTCCGCCGCTCCGCAGGTCCGAATTCTGGTGAGTTCGGCCACAATTCTGCCAAGAGTGCGCTGAAGTGTTAATATGTTTACGGGGTCGGGCGCGAGCGACTTGATCGAAAGCTCCGTTAGTAGAATGCGCGGCGAATTAATCCGCTTGTCCAAGGTTCGAGTCCTTGTCGCGCGACGACTTGTGAATCCGCGGCAGCTAGACAAATCTCTCGAGAGCCGAAATCATGCCGCTGTGGTTTGTCGTGGGCCTGTTCGCTGTGCTGATCGCGCTTCAGCTTGGCGCCGTCGCCTTGTTCTTGTGGTTGGGTACCCGTTGGTGGAACGTGCCGAACGTCAGCTTCCGCCGCGCAATGGCGACGACAATCACTTTACTCCTCTGGGGCGCCGTAATACTTGCCGCCGAGCCCTGGATCGGAGAGAAATCATCATCGATCGCTCCGGCCATTGCGTTGCTGGTGCTCGGCCTCGGCGGACAACTATGCATCATCAAATGGATTCTCCGAGCGCGGATAGGCAAGGCCGTCCTGATGTGGCTGGTCGTAGCCGCCGTAAGTTGCGCGTTTGGATTGGCTCCCGCGTTTGCCATTCGGGCATCGCTGCTGGAGACCTTTGTCGTGCCGACCGGCTCGATGGCGCCGACGATCCTTGGCTCGCATAGCAACGTACTCTGCAATGATTGCGGGTTCTCCTACGCTGTTGGGAGAAGGCCGATGGAGCAGTTTAATATTGCATCCGCTATTTGCCCCAATTGTGGTTCGACCGACCCGTCTACTCTTCAGACAACGGTTCTTTCCGGCGATCGAATCTTCGTTGAAAAGAGAGCGGCCCTGCGTCGCTGGGGTTTGATTGTCTTCCGACCGCCCGATCAACCGCAAACGCTTTTTGTAAGTCGGCTCATAGGATTGCCGCGCGAAACGGCCGCTCTATCTGGCGGCCACATTTACGTCGACGGCAGAATTGTTCGGCGCGATCTATCGACGGCTGTCGATCTTTGGCAAACGAGCCACGACACTCGCTTCTTCGCGCACCAAGTTGCGCCGAAGACTCCCCACTGGCAGCCCGCTGCTGATTCCAAGTGGCGCCAAAATGGACCGGCCTGGAGTTGCGATGCGTCCGATGGCGATGGCGGCGAGTTGCAGTTGCAGGGAGACATCGTCGATCGACTCGCCTACAACAGCCCATATCCGTCAGTTCGCCAGCAGTTTTTCACCGGCGATATCAA includes:
- a CDS encoding alpha/beta hydrolase family protein, whose amino-acid sequence is MPKPFRLDAAAFQFERRPQNSISDDVSLSFVTFPSPVKTKYEPNNTVHCEYYCPTTPGKHPACIVLHILGGDFPLSRTFATALAHRGVASLFVIMPYYGPRRPIDANVRMISADPRQTIEGMTQAVKDIRYAAAWLAAEPEVDRDQIGVFGISLGGITAALAGAIEPRFHKICPVLAGGGIALVLWESTDPHAVDARQRWIAAGGTRDSLMELMKTVDPASYGDCVRGRKVMMLNASHDEIIPKKCTEALWQAFGRPEIHWYDAGHYSAIWHLVDAIGRVTDFFQADAASGK
- a CDS encoding glycosyltransferase family 9 protein, yielding MSPNILIVRLSAVGDAVHGLPVLCALRDSFPRASLTWVVEERAAAVVRGHTALDRLITVPRGWLRKPLAVLRLRRELRRVRPEIALDLQGLTKSAMVAWLSGAGLRIGFARPEGRELSRVLNNRLITTSTTHVVDRYLELLGPLGIARPSVRFDLPRHAEDEATVARFIRERGLGSGFAVVNPGAGWPSKRWPVERFAAVARHLGQRRHLPTVVAWGGKEEWAMADRIITTSAGTAQMAPQTSLGELAELARRAKLFVSADTGPLHIAAAVDTPCVGLFGPMPAERNGPYGAKHIALQNARLEGSSRSRRNASDDTMRAISVEEVCWACNQILDREMPGRPAEILTPPVRFPSATAA
- a CDS encoding S26 family signal peptidase; this encodes MPLWFVVGLFAVLIALQLGAVALFLWLGTRWWNVPNVSFRRAMATTITLLLWGAVILAAEPWIGEKSSSIAPAIALLVLGLGGQLCIIKWILRARIGKAVLMWLVVAAVSCAFGLAPAFAIRASLLETFVVPTGSMAPTILGSHSNVLCNDCGFSYAVGRRPMEQFNIASAICPNCGSTDPSTLQTTVLSGDRIFVEKRAALRRWGLIVFRPPDQPQTLFVSRLIGLPRETAALSGGHIYVDGRIVRRDLSTAVDLWQTSHDTRFFAHQVAPKTPHWQPAADSKWRQNGPAWSCDASDGDGGELQLQGDIVDRLAYNSPYPSVRQQFFTGDIKLDCSIDSFDGDGKLLVRWDFDKQSAVATIGADGKVSLDVVAANGRDHAAQPLKADATLAARPSRGQLITFAVRDGRAYVCQDGKTAVSIDVGSETLADQSEEPPDSGCRLAIGVQRCKLAMSRLLLSQQIGFRTIKEMGADAERHVSAKAFGSAMKLGADEYLVLGDNTEFSRDSRFYGPIKRKAIIGVARWIYWPVERWHEFQ